From a region of the Sulfuriferula plumbiphila genome:
- a CDS encoding thioredoxin family protein has protein sequence MLRILGLALLMFATTAVAEVRDVQTYFFQPKLGDFKSELQTARQEGKTGVLIMFQMADCPFCERMKSTVLNQSSVQDYYRKHFLVFELDVKGDTPMVDFKGANTTEKDFALKNRARATPTFLFFDTSGDLVTRYIGVTKDADEFLLLGHYVVDGVYKDKPFAVYKLQARQ, from the coding sequence ATGTTACGTATTCTAGGATTGGCCTTGCTGATGTTCGCCACGACGGCTGTTGCAGAAGTGCGCGATGTGCAGACCTATTTTTTCCAGCCCAAGCTGGGAGATTTCAAGAGTGAACTGCAAACCGCGCGCCAGGAAGGCAAGACGGGCGTGCTCATCATGTTTCAGATGGCGGACTGCCCGTTCTGTGAGCGGATGAAATCCACCGTCCTCAACCAGTCCAGCGTGCAGGATTATTACCGCAAACATTTTCTGGTGTTCGAGCTGGATGTGAAAGGTGATACCCCCATGGTTGATTTCAAGGGCGCCAATACCACGGAGAAAGACTTTGCGCTTAAAAACCGCGCCCGTGCCACACCCACTTTCCTGTTTTTTGATACCAGTGGCGATCTGGTTACCCGCTACATTGGTGTGACCAAGGACGCGGACGAATTCCTGTTGCTGGGGCACTATGTGGTGGATGGCGTCTACAAGGACAAGCCGTTTGCAGTATACAAGCTGCAAGCACGGCAATGA
- a CDS encoding TlpA family protein disulfide reductase has product MLKRILLLLAMLAVTTTASAFSLTDSKGRVHTLDSYKGKWVLVNFWATWCPPCLDEIPALIALYDKYKNTRLEVIGIAMEYQNPKQVLDFADSMFISYPVVLGNSKIAAQFGPLQGLPTTYLFNPAGKLVAYQVGGITQQAVERYIDSKDVTQK; this is encoded by the coding sequence ATGTTGAAACGAATTTTGCTGTTGCTGGCCATGCTGGCAGTGACCACCACTGCCTCGGCATTCAGCCTGACCGACAGCAAGGGCAGGGTGCACACGCTGGACAGCTACAAGGGGAAATGGGTGCTGGTGAATTTCTGGGCGACGTGGTGCCCGCCTTGCCTGGACGAGATTCCTGCCCTGATCGCACTGTACGACAAGTATAAAAACACCCGCCTGGAAGTGATCGGTATCGCCATGGAATACCAGAATCCGAAACAGGTTCTGGACTTTGCCGATAGTATGTTTATCAGCTATCCAGTTGTGTTGGGAAACTCTAAGATTGCCGCACAGTTCGGTCCCCTCCAGGGCTTGCCAACCACCTATCTGTTCAATCCGGCGGGTAAACTGGTCGCCTATCAGGTGGGCGGGATTACCCAGCAGGCTGTGGAACGCTATATTGATAGCAAAGACGTCACACAAAAATAA
- a CDS encoding aspartate ammonia-lyase, translating into MTDYRIEQDSLGKFKVPARAWYGIQTARAVENFPISGRMPDTDFIRAHVQIKLAAARANCQPDWLTVTQRDAIVAACERILAGELLDQFVVDRFQAGAGTSHNMNSNEVIANLANVALGGEKGLYAPIHPNDHVNMGQSTNDTIPTAIRLALLAKLPRLLAASESMAAAFEQIAEREHDTVKSGRTHLQDAVPTTIGREFAAYAWTLRRAAANLGAVRPLLCQTGLGGSAAGTGLNTSPDYARRVAAELATLTGETIGVGDLAAQMQSMFDMQTLSAALRGLALELTRIANDLRLLASGPRTGLGEITLPPVQPGSSIMPGKVNPVMFEMLNQVCYQVLGQDAAVAYMTQAGQLELNVMMPALGSALFDAMDWLTNAINAATEKNLKGLVVNRERCARFIHDSVALATLLNTRIGYMKAAEIAKESEQTGKPVREIVTARNLMSEAEFNALVLAAANGVGSAGGGG; encoded by the coding sequence ATGACCGACTATCGCATTGAACAAGACTCGCTGGGGAAGTTTAAAGTTCCAGCCCGCGCCTGGTATGGCATCCAGACTGCGCGCGCAGTGGAAAATTTCCCCATCTCCGGGCGCATGCCGGATACCGACTTCATCCGTGCCCATGTGCAAATCAAGCTCGCTGCCGCGCGCGCCAACTGCCAGCCGGACTGGCTCACAGTCACGCAGCGCGATGCCATCGTAGCCGCATGTGAGCGCATCCTGGCGGGCGAACTGCTGGATCAGTTCGTGGTGGACCGCTTTCAGGCCGGCGCCGGCACCAGCCACAACATGAACAGTAACGAAGTCATCGCCAACCTTGCCAACGTGGCGCTGGGCGGTGAAAAAGGCCTGTACGCACCGATCCACCCCAACGACCATGTCAACATGGGGCAGAGCACCAACGACACCATTCCCACCGCGATCCGCCTGGCGTTGCTGGCCAAGCTGCCGCGCCTGCTGGCGGCCAGCGAATCCATGGCAGCCGCGTTTGAACAGATCGCCGAGCGCGAGCATGACACGGTCAAAAGCGGCCGTACTCATTTACAGGATGCGGTGCCGACCACCATTGGCCGCGAGTTCGCCGCCTACGCCTGGACCCTGCGCCGCGCCGCGGCCAACCTTGGCGCCGTGCGCCCGCTGCTGTGCCAGACCGGGCTGGGAGGGTCGGCTGCGGGCACCGGGCTCAATACTTCGCCCGATTACGCCCGGCGCGTGGCCGCCGAGCTTGCCACGCTGACCGGGGAAACCATCGGCGTGGGCGATCTGGCTGCGCAGATGCAATCCATGTTTGACATGCAGACGCTGTCCGCCGCGCTGCGCGGGCTTGCCCTGGAGCTGACCCGTATCGCCAACGATCTGCGCCTGCTGGCTTCCGGCCCGCGCACCGGGCTGGGCGAGATCACCCTGCCGCCGGTGCAGCCCGGCTCATCCATCATGCCCGGCAAGGTCAACCCGGTGATGTTCGAAATGTTGAACCAGGTGTGCTATCAGGTATTGGGGCAGGACGCCGCTGTAGCCTACATGACCCAGGCCGGGCAACTGGAGCTGAATGTGATGATGCCGGCCCTCGGCTCAGCCTTGTTCGATGCCATGGACTGGCTCACCAACGCGATAAACGCCGCCACCGAGAAAAATCTCAAGGGGCTGGTGGTCAACCGCGAGCGCTGCGCGCGTTTCATCCACGACAGCGTCGCACTGGCAACCCTGCTGAATACCCGCATCGGCTACATGAAGGCAGCAGAAATCGCCAAGGAATCGGAGCAAACCGGCAAGCCGGTACGCGAGATTGTCACCGCCCGTAACCTGATGAGCGAGGCCGAATTCAATGCCCTGGTGTTGGCCGCGGCAAACGGTGTGGGCAGCGCGGGCGGGGGAGGCTGA
- a CDS encoding YqhA family protein has protein sequence MKFLELMFEAALWRSRYMVVLAVVASMAAAVAVMYMATVDVVYLVGHVMHYADPGLSAEARKLIHDETITHVVEVVDGYLLATFMLIFSLGLYELFVSDIDEAHGSRASSKILVINNLDDLKQRLAKVILMILIVTLFAKALQIQMNSPLDLLYLGAGIALIGVALYFTHAAESRGKGSDEADEKAGSGH, from the coding sequence GTGAAATTCCTGGAATTAATGTTCGAAGCTGCATTGTGGCGCAGCCGGTATATGGTGGTGCTGGCTGTGGTGGCGAGTATGGCTGCCGCGGTCGCGGTCATGTACATGGCGACGGTGGATGTAGTGTATCTGGTCGGCCATGTCATGCATTACGCTGATCCGGGTCTGTCGGCTGAAGCACGCAAGCTGATCCACGACGAGACGATTACCCATGTGGTGGAGGTGGTGGATGGATACCTGCTCGCCACCTTCATGCTGATTTTTTCACTCGGGCTGTACGAGCTGTTCGTCAGCGACATTGACGAGGCACACGGCAGCCGCGCGTCCAGCAAGATTCTGGTGATCAACAATCTGGATGACTTGAAGCAGCGTCTGGCTAAAGTCATCCTGATGATTCTCATCGTCACCTTGTTCGCGAAAGCGTTGCAAATACAGATGAACAGTCCTTTGGACTTGCTCTATCTGGGTGCCGGTATTGCGCTGATCGGTGTGGCGCTGTACTTCACCCATGCTGCGGAATCGCGTGGCAAGGGGAGTGATGAGGCCGATGAAAAAGCGGGCTCCGGGCACTGA
- a CDS encoding DUF4398 domain-containing protein, with the protein MLRYSNVLAVSVILMLAGCATVPSQEMADARTELRAAEAVGAARYAPAQLAVARRHLADAESRLELGDYAEARRNAERARMDAISARIQAQAQCKEGLRDAAASEH; encoded by the coding sequence ATGCTGCGTTATTCAAATGTGCTGGCTGTCAGTGTGATATTGATGCTGGCGGGGTGCGCGACCGTGCCCAGCCAGGAAATGGCTGACGCGCGTACCGAGTTGCGCGCGGCAGAGGCTGTGGGCGCGGCGCGTTATGCGCCAGCGCAGCTCGCGGTCGCGCGCAGGCACCTGGCGGATGCAGAAAGCCGCCTGGAACTGGGTGACTACGCAGAAGCCCGGCGTAATGCCGAGCGTGCACGTATGGACGCCATTAGCGCACGCATCCAGGCACAGGCACAATGCAAGGAAGGCCTGCGCGATGCCGCCGCGTCGGAGCATTGA
- the wrbA gene encoding NAD(P)H:quinone oxidoreductase, with the protein MQDILVLYYSQNGAVKQLAQIIAHGIESVPGAQARIRTVPKVAPATQTAAPPVPEAGAPYVELDDLEQCIGLALGSPTRFGNMAAPMKYFWDSTAGLWMKGALAGKPAALFTSTASMHGGQETTLVSMMMPLLHHGMVLLGIPYTEPELTTTGGGGTPYGASHVAGAADDQPISEEERKLAFALGKRLAQTALKLAA; encoded by the coding sequence ATGCAAGACATCCTCGTACTTTATTACAGCCAGAACGGCGCAGTTAAACAGCTGGCGCAGATTATCGCGCACGGCATCGAATCCGTACCCGGCGCGCAGGCCCGCATTCGCACCGTACCCAAAGTTGCGCCCGCCACCCAGACGGCAGCCCCGCCGGTGCCGGAAGCCGGCGCGCCCTACGTCGAACTGGATGATCTGGAGCAATGCATCGGCCTCGCGCTCGGTAGCCCGACGCGTTTTGGCAACATGGCAGCGCCCATGAAATATTTCTGGGATAGTACCGCCGGGCTCTGGATGAAAGGTGCGCTGGCGGGCAAACCTGCGGCACTGTTTACATCCACCGCCAGCATGCACGGCGGCCAGGAGACCACGCTGGTGTCGATGATGATGCCGCTGCTGCACCATGGCATGGTATTGCTCGGCATTCCCTATACCGAACCCGAGCTCACCACTACCGGCGGTGGCGGCACGCCTTACGGTGCCAGCCATGTGGCCGGAGCGGCAGATGATCAACCGATCAGCGAAGAGGAGCGCAAACTCGCATTTGCCCTCGGCAAACGCCTGGCGCAAACAGCATTGAAGCTGGCCGCATGA
- a CDS encoding HugZ family pyridoxamine 5'-phosphate oxidase: MSSADARRLLRQQQHGVLSTLSKKLDGYPFGSVTPFVLDHQARPVILISTLAEHTKNIEADPRVSLLAHHPGADIQASARVTVVGNCARMEDQTAPKARYLRYFPGAADYFSTHDFFFYRIEPTHIRFIGGFGAIHWVEAAHFVAPDNQLASQEDAIIAHMNTDHQHNLMAYCRHFHGVNTSSAQMLGIDTDGFDVRADAQLLRFDFSQPVLDAQDARRALVAMAEACRS, from the coding sequence ATGAGTAGCGCCGACGCACGACGCTTGCTACGCCAGCAACAGCATGGGGTATTGTCTACGCTGTCGAAAAAACTCGATGGCTATCCATTCGGTTCGGTAACCCCGTTTGTACTGGACCACCAGGCACGCCCGGTGATTCTGATTAGCACGCTGGCCGAGCATACCAAGAACATCGAAGCCGACCCGCGCGTCAGCCTGCTGGCGCACCATCCCGGTGCCGACATACAAGCCAGCGCGCGCGTGACGGTAGTTGGCAATTGCGCCCGCATGGAAGACCAGACTGCGCCCAAGGCACGCTATTTGCGCTATTTTCCGGGTGCTGCCGACTATTTTTCCACACACGATTTTTTCTTTTACCGGATTGAGCCCACGCACATCCGTTTTATCGGCGGCTTTGGCGCGATCCACTGGGTCGAAGCCGCCCATTTTGTCGCGCCAGATAACCAGCTGGCCTCACAGGAGGACGCGATCATCGCGCACATGAATACGGATCACCAACACAACCTGATGGCTTATTGCCGCCATTTTCATGGCGTGAACACGAGCTCGGCGCAGATGCTCGGAATCGATACCGACGGCTTCGACGTGCGTGCCGACGCACAACTGCTGCGCTTTGATTTCAGCCAGCCGGTGCTGGATGCGCAGGACGCGCGCCGCGCACTGGTCGCCATGGCCGAGGCATGCCGCTCATGA
- a CDS encoding DUF2069 domain-containing protein yields MKRTVVLHYTSIASLIALIFLLVAWEGWLAPLRPGGSMLILKVLPLLLPLFGILHGRRYTYQWASMLILIYFTEGVVRAWSDQGASAQLAAGEIILSAIFFFSAIYYARDLGRLAPNRH; encoded by the coding sequence ATGAAGCGCACCGTCGTGCTGCATTACACCAGCATTGCCAGCCTGATCGCGCTGATATTTCTACTGGTGGCGTGGGAGGGCTGGCTCGCGCCGCTCAGGCCCGGCGGCTCGATGCTGATTCTTAAAGTGTTGCCCCTGCTGCTGCCTCTGTTCGGCATCCTGCACGGCAGGCGTTATACCTACCAGTGGGCATCCATGCTGATCCTGATTTACTTCACCGAGGGCGTGGTGCGTGCATGGTCAGATCAGGGCGCCTCTGCCCAGCTCGCCGCGGGCGAAATCATCCTTTCAGCCATTTTTTTCTTCAGCGCCATTTACTACGCGCGCGATCTGGGGCGCCTTGCCCCTAACCGTCATTAG
- a CDS encoding 2-isopropylmalate synthase, whose protein sequence is MSQDHLIIFDTTLRDGEQSPGASMTREEKVRIARQLERMRVDVIEAGFPAASNGDFESVKAVADAIRDSTVCGLARALERDIQRAGEALRGARSARIHTFIATSAIHMEKKLRMTPDQVIEQAVKAVKWARQYTDNVEFSPEDAGRSDPDFLCRVLEAVIDAGAATLNIPDTVGYSLPGQFGELIRNLRNRIPNADRAVFSVHCHNDLGLAVANSLSAVLNGARQVECTVNGLGERAGNAALEEIVMAVRTRQDVFGCETRIDATQIVPASRLVSGITGFTVQPNKAIVGANAFAHESGIHQDGVLKHRETYEIMRAEDVGWSANKMVLGKHSGRNAFRTRLTDLGIELDSEEALNAAFARFKELADKKHDIFDEDLHALVSDEAAANTPELFKLVSLKVCSETGEIPSARVVIAENGQEKNGSAEGSGPVDAAFRALESIVNSGAELQLYSVNNITTGTDAQGEVTVRLSRGGRIVNGQGADTDIVAASAKAYLHALNKLHSKLERAHPQV, encoded by the coding sequence ATGAGCCAAGACCATTTAATCATTTTTGATACCACCCTGCGCGATGGCGAGCAAAGCCCGGGTGCCTCGATGACGCGCGAAGAAAAGGTGCGTATCGCACGCCAGCTCGAGAGGATGCGCGTGGATGTGATCGAGGCGGGATTCCCGGCCGCCTCCAATGGCGATTTCGAATCGGTCAAGGCAGTGGCGGATGCCATCAGGGACAGCACCGTATGCGGCCTGGCGCGGGCGCTGGAGCGTGACATCCAGCGTGCCGGGGAGGCGCTGCGCGGTGCGCGTTCTGCGCGCATTCACACCTTTATCGCCACCAGTGCCATCCACATGGAAAAAAAGCTGCGCATGACCCCGGACCAGGTCATCGAGCAGGCGGTCAAAGCGGTCAAATGGGCGCGTCAATATACCGATAACGTGGAGTTCTCTCCCGAGGACGCGGGGCGCTCCGATCCGGATTTCCTGTGTCGCGTGCTGGAAGCGGTGATCGATGCGGGTGCCGCTACGCTGAATATTCCAGACACCGTGGGTTATAGCCTGCCCGGCCAGTTTGGCGAACTGATCCGCAACCTGCGCAACCGTATCCCCAATGCCGACAGGGCGGTGTTCTCGGTGCACTGCCACAATGACCTGGGTCTGGCGGTGGCGAATTCACTGTCTGCGGTATTGAATGGCGCGCGTCAGGTGGAATGCACGGTCAATGGCCTGGGCGAGCGGGCCGGCAATGCTGCGTTGGAAGAAATCGTCATGGCGGTGCGCACCCGTCAGGATGTGTTTGGCTGTGAAACGCGCATTGATGCGACGCAGATCGTTCCTGCCTCGCGCCTGGTGTCCGGCATTACCGGCTTTACGGTACAGCCGAACAAGGCCATTGTCGGCGCCAATGCGTTTGCCCACGAATCCGGCATCCATCAGGATGGCGTACTCAAACACCGCGAAACCTACGAAATCATGCGCGCCGAAGATGTGGGCTGGAGTGCGAACAAGATGGTGCTGGGCAAGCACTCCGGACGCAATGCATTTCGTACGCGCCTGACCGATCTGGGTATTGAACTGGATTCGGAAGAGGCGCTCAATGCCGCATTCGCCCGGTTCAAGGAGCTCGCCGACAAGAAGCACGATATTTTCGACGAAGATCTGCATGCGCTGGTCAGCGACGAGGCCGCCGCCAATACCCCCGAGCTATTCAAGCTGGTATCGCTCAAGGTGTGTTCAGAAACCGGCGAGATACCCAGCGCGCGCGTGGTGATTGCCGAAAACGGCCAGGAGAAAAACGGCAGCGCCGAAGGCAGTGGGCCGGTGGATGCAGCATTCCGCGCGCTGGAATCCATCGTCAACAGCGGTGCCGAATTGCAACTCTACTCGGTGAACAATATCACCACCGGCACCGATGCGCAGGGCGAAGTCACGGTGCGGCTATCCAGGGGCGGGCGGATCGTGAACGGGCAGGGTGCGGATACCGATATTGTGGCCGCCTCGGCCAAGGCTTACTTGCATGCGCTGAACAAATTGCACAGCAAGCTGGAACGGGCGCATCCGCAGGTGTGA
- the pssA gene encoding CDP-diacylglycerol--serine O-phosphatidyltransferase, with product MADNRPLKSLTSDRMQRRGIYLLPNLFTTGALFAGFYAIVQAMNGAYELSAVAIFIAMVLDGLDGRVARLTHTQSAFGAEYDSLSDMVSFGVAPALVAYVWALKGMGKLGWIAAFIYCVGAALRLARFNTQSEVADKSYFQGLPSPAAAALIAGLVWVMNEYGIQGADVRWLTFAVTLFAGLTMVSNIRYYSGKEINLRRSVPFVVIFLIAMAFVLVAYSPPDVLFAIVGLYALSGYAMWVWRWLRRRRTRISGLNK from the coding sequence ATGGCAGACAATCGTCCTCTCAAATCGCTGACAAGTGACCGCATGCAGCGGCGCGGCATATATCTGTTGCCCAACCTGTTTACCACGGGTGCCTTGTTTGCAGGGTTTTACGCGATTGTGCAAGCAATGAATGGCGCTTATGAACTGTCTGCCGTGGCGATTTTCATTGCCATGGTGCTGGACGGGCTGGATGGCCGTGTGGCGCGGCTTACTCATACCCAGAGTGCGTTTGGTGCGGAATATGACTCGCTGTCGGACATGGTGTCATTTGGTGTGGCGCCTGCGCTGGTGGCCTATGTGTGGGCACTCAAAGGCATGGGCAAGCTGGGCTGGATCGCCGCTTTCATCTACTGCGTGGGTGCTGCGCTACGCCTGGCGCGTTTCAATACTCAGTCGGAAGTGGCCGACAAAAGTTATTTTCAGGGTTTGCCAAGCCCCGCTGCGGCTGCACTCATCGCCGGACTGGTATGGGTGATGAATGAGTACGGCATTCAGGGAGCGGATGTGCGCTGGCTCACCTTTGCGGTGACCCTGTTCGCAGGCTTGACCATGGTAAGCAATATCCGCTATTACAGCGGCAAGGAAATCAACCTGCGGCGCAGCGTGCCATTTGTCGTGATATTCCTGATTGCAATGGCATTTGTGCTGGTAGCGTATAGTCCGCCAGACGTGTTGTTTGCGATTGTCGGGCTGTATGCCTTGTCGGGCTATGCGATGTGGGTATGGCGATGGCTGCGCCGCAGACGTACCAGGATTTCCGGCCTCAACAAGTAA
- a CDS encoding phosphatidylserine decarboxylase: MILSLRALFIYQAGSKLKNYPHPIIAREGWPFLAIATLVSMLVSVFAGWLWALPLWMITLFILQFFRDPPRLIPPGDNLVLCPADGRVVKVERVTDPYLKREALMVSVFMNVFNVHSNRSPVDGTIKKMWYFPGSFVNAALEKASVANERNALWIRTKSGHDVTCVQIAGLVARRILCYVKAKDKLTRGQRYGFIRFGSRVDVYLPLTARVKVALGDKVSASSDVLAEL; encoded by the coding sequence ATGATATTGTCGCTCCGTGCCTTGTTCATTTATCAAGCCGGCTCAAAATTGAAAAATTATCCCCATCCCATTATTGCCCGTGAAGGTTGGCCGTTTCTGGCGATAGCCACGCTGGTTTCCATGCTTGTAAGCGTATTCGCAGGCTGGCTGTGGGCACTGCCGCTGTGGATGATCACGCTGTTTATCCTGCAGTTCTTTCGTGACCCGCCACGCCTTATCCCACCAGGCGACAATCTGGTGTTGTGCCCGGCAGACGGGCGTGTCGTCAAGGTGGAACGCGTTACCGACCCCTATCTCAAGCGCGAGGCGCTGATGGTGAGTGTGTTCATGAACGTGTTCAACGTGCACTCCAACCGCAGTCCGGTGGATGGCACCATCAAAAAGATGTGGTATTTCCCCGGCAGCTTCGTTAATGCCGCGCTGGAGAAAGCGTCGGTCGCCAATGAGCGCAATGCCTTGTGGATCAGGACGAAATCCGGCCACGATGTCACTTGCGTGCAGATCGCCGGGCTGGTGGCGCGCCGTATCCTGTGTTACGTCAAAGCCAAGGATAAGCTGACCCGCGGTCAGCGCTACGGCTTTATCCGCTTCGGGTCGCGCGTGGACGTCTATCTGCCGCTGACCGCACGGGTCAAAGTGGCGCTGGGCGACAAAGTCAGTGCCAGCAGCGATGTGCTGGCTGAGCTATAA
- the ilvC gene encoding ketol-acid reductoisomerase has product MNVYYDKDADLSIIKKKKVAIIGYGSQGHAHANNLQDSGVKVVVGLRKEGASWNKAKKAGLVVKDVAEAVRGADVVMILVPDEQQPEVYRNDIEPNLKKGAVLAFAHGFNVHYGQISPRKDVDVVMIAPKGPGHLVRSTYTQGGGVPSLIAVHQDVSGKARDLALSYAAANGGTKGGVIETSFREETETDLFGEQAVLCGGCVELVKAGFETLTEAGYAPEMAYFECLHELKLIVDLMYEGGIANMNYSISNNAEYGEYVTGPAVIADQARAAMKQALANIQNGEYAKSFILENKAGAAGMHAKRRQNAEHPIEIVGAKLRAMMPWIGKNKLVDQAKN; this is encoded by the coding sequence ATGAACGTTTATTACGATAAGGACGCCGATCTTTCCATCATCAAGAAGAAAAAGGTCGCCATCATCGGCTACGGCTCGCAAGGCCACGCCCACGCCAACAACCTGCAGGATTCCGGTGTCAAAGTCGTGGTCGGCCTGCGCAAGGAAGGCGCTTCCTGGAACAAGGCCAAAAAAGCCGGGCTGGTGGTGAAAGACGTGGCCGAGGCGGTCAGGGGCGCGGATGTGGTGATGATTCTGGTGCCGGATGAACAGCAGCCGGAGGTGTATCGCAACGACATTGAGCCAAATCTGAAGAAAGGTGCGGTGCTGGCGTTTGCCCATGGTTTCAACGTCCATTACGGTCAGATCAGCCCGCGCAAGGATGTGGACGTGGTGATGATCGCCCCCAAAGGTCCGGGTCACCTGGTGCGCTCTACCTATACGCAGGGTGGTGGCGTGCCTTCACTCATCGCCGTGCACCAGGATGTGTCCGGCAAGGCACGCGACCTTGCGCTGTCCTACGCGGCAGCCAACGGTGGCACCAAAGGCGGCGTGATCGAGACCTCGTTCCGTGAAGAAACCGAGACCGATCTGTTCGGCGAGCAGGCCGTGCTGTGTGGCGGCTGTGTGGAACTGGTAAAAGCGGGCTTCGAAACGCTGACCGAAGCGGGTTACGCGCCTGAAATGGCCTACTTCGAATGCCTGCACGAGCTCAAGTTGATTGTTGACCTGATGTATGAAGGCGGTATCGCCAACATGAACTACTCCATTTCCAATAACGCCGAATATGGTGAATACGTTACCGGCCCGGCGGTGATCGCCGATCAGGCGCGCGCTGCCATGAAACAGGCGCTGGCCAACATCCAGAATGGCGAATATGCCAAGAGCTTCATCCTGGAAAACAAGGCCGGTGCCGCCGGCATGCATGCCAAACGCCGTCAGAACGCCGAGCATCCGATTGAAATCGTGGGCGCCAAACTGCGTGCCATGATGCCCTGGATTGGCAAAAACAAGCTGGTGGATCAAGCCAAGAACTAA
- the ilvN gene encoding acetolactate synthase small subunit: MRHIISLLMENEAGALSRVAGLFSARGYNIESLTVAPTEDATLSRMTIVTRGSEDVIEQIIKQLNKLIDVVKILDLSDGSHIERELMLVKVRAFGKDREEMKRMAEIFRGRIIDVTEKTYTIELTGPGSKLDAFIEALDQASILETVRTGASGIGRGERILKV, translated from the coding sequence ATGCGCCATATCATTTCCCTGCTGATGGAGAACGAAGCGGGCGCCCTGTCGCGCGTGGCCGGACTGTTCTCCGCGCGTGGCTACAACATCGAATCGCTTACCGTCGCGCCTACCGAAGATGCCACGCTGTCGCGCATGACCATCGTCACGCGCGGCTCGGAAGATGTGATCGAGCAGATCATCAAGCAGCTCAACAAGCTGATTGATGTGGTGAAAATCCTCGACCTGTCCGACGGCAGCCACATCGAACGCGAGCTGATGCTGGTAAAAGTGCGCGCCTTCGGCAAGGATCGTGAAGAAATGAAGCGCATGGCGGAGATTTTTCGCGGGCGCATCATCGATGTGACTGAAAAAACCTACACCATCGAATTGACAGGCCCAGGCTCCAAGCTGGACGCCTTCATCGAGGCGCTTGACCAGGCCTCCATCCTGGAAACGGTACGTACCGGCGCTTCCGGCATCGGACGCGGCGAACGCATTCTCAAGGTTTGA